A window from Gopherus evgoodei ecotype Sinaloan lineage unplaced genomic scaffold, rGopEvg1_v1.p scaffold_266_arrow_ctg1, whole genome shotgun sequence encodes these proteins:
- the LOC115640260 gene encoding olfactory receptor 12D2-like, which produces MENQTEVSEFIFLGLTHVRSLQSYLFTLFLLLYMASILGNGATVAVILAELQLHTPMYFFLGNLSSLDIFFSTVTVPKMLAGFLSGHHTISFTSCLAQLHFFHFLGSSEAMLLAVMAYDRYVAICNPLRYTLVMNPQACLLLAGVTWATGFLHALMHTVMTSRLHFCGPNRIHHFFCDIKPLLSLACSSTRLNLSLLNTVTGIIGVSPFILTLLSYLYIISFLSLKVRSRESRRKAFSTCTSHLTVIALYYGTVIFAYLCPSSGSSKGEEMIITLVYSVITPDLNPLIYTLRNSEVKYATRKFIIRKLFPETN; this is translated from the coding sequence ATGGAGAACCAGACAGAGGTGAGCGAGTTCATTTTCCTGGGCCTCACCCATGTGAGGAGTCTTCAGAGTTACCTCTTCaccctcttcctgctgctctaCATGGCCAGCATTTTGGGGAATGGAGCCACTGTGGCTGTGATACTGGCTGAGCTCcagcttcacacccccatgtactttttcctgggAAATCTCTCCAGCCTAGACATCTTCTTCTCCACAGTCACTGTGCCCAAGATGTTGGCCGGCTTCCTCTCAGGGCACCACACCATCTCCTTCACCAGTTGCCTAGCACAGCTCCATTTCTTCCATTTCCTGGGCAGCAGTGAAGCCATGCTGCTGGctgtcatggcctatgaccgctacgtggccatctgcaACCCACTGCGCTACACACTGGTCATGAACCCACAGGCctgcctgctgctggcaggagTCACCTGGGCCACTGGCTTCCTGCACGCCCTGATGCACACGGTCATGACCTCCCGGTTGCACTTCTGTGGCCCCAACCGTATCcaccacttcttctgtgacatcaagcccctgctgagcctggcctgcagcagcacccGCCTCAACCTGAGCCTCCTCAACACCGTCACTGGGATTATTGGTGTGAGTCCATTCATCCTCACGCTCCTCTCCTATCTCTACatcatctccttcctctccctgaaGGTCCGGTCAcgggaaagcaggagaaaggcctTCTCCACTTGCACCTCCCACCTCACCGTGATAGCACTGTACTATGGGACAGTGATCTTCGCCTACTTGTGTCCTTCTTCAGGAAGCTCCAAGGGAGAAGAGATGATCATCACCCTAGTGTACAGTGTCATCACCCCAGATCTGAATCCCCTCATTTACACCCTGCGGAACAGTGAGGTGAAATATGCCACCAGGAAATTCATCATTAGAAAACTCTTCCCTGAAACGAACTAA